From a single Synergistaceae bacterium genomic region:
- a CDS encoding S1 RNA-binding domain-containing protein, with amino-acid sequence MMEEIINEELHATDVETSEEYGNSAEVVEPQETMESILEQYGEVEEIHRGKVVAGTVVNEVDGGWLVDVGYKCEGFLPTKEWSHRVLVEADDEPKVEEKIQVQVVSIRHGEEAQLHVSRWRCEFDRRWNELEEKLAQSEVMTVKGIRKVKGGLMVDCCGLEGFVPISHLAEEGRGVNPGKFVDEEFDVKLLEKDKRKHRLVFSRRLIVEETLAAERETFYSNVEEGSIIDGEVSSITSFGVFVNVGPIDGLVHMSELSWKRNIKPKEMFKKGDPVSVKVIGIDRENNRVSLSIKQTQEDPWTTASSRWSRNDRTKGLVTNVTEFGAFVEVEPGIEGLIHIGDLSWTRIKHPRDVLRKGQDVEVLVLDVDMEKKRMSLGYKQLNDPWDGIADRYSKGQDLTVKVVRLAEFGAFVEIEEGVEGLIHISQLSTKRVDKPGDVLTEGQEVLARVTEINPPERRMRLSISALEESSHDSPRHRDEDRRGRARHERDDHDRLPQRNIANDGEANVTIGDFLRGSMQD; translated from the coding sequence ATGATGGAAGAAATTATTAATGAGGAGCTCCACGCAACGGACGTCGAGACCTCGGAGGAGTACGGTAACAGCGCAGAGGTGGTCGAACCTCAGGAGACTATGGAGAGCATCCTGGAGCAGTACGGCGAGGTTGAGGAGATCCATAGGGGAAAAGTAGTCGCCGGTACGGTGGTGAACGAGGTCGACGGAGGCTGGCTTGTCGACGTGGGCTACAAGTGCGAGGGCTTTTTGCCCACCAAGGAGTGGTCGCATAGGGTCCTGGTGGAAGCCGACGACGAGCCGAAGGTCGAGGAAAAAATCCAGGTGCAGGTGGTAAGCATTCGCCACGGCGAAGAGGCACAGCTTCATGTCAGCCGTTGGAGATGCGAGTTCGACCGACGCTGGAATGAACTCGAGGAAAAACTGGCCCAAAGCGAAGTCATGACGGTGAAAGGCATCCGTAAGGTCAAGGGCGGGCTCATGGTCGACTGCTGCGGACTGGAGGGGTTCGTCCCCATTTCTCACCTGGCCGAGGAGGGCAGGGGAGTAAATCCCGGCAAGTTCGTCGACGAGGAGTTCGACGTAAAGCTCCTTGAAAAGGACAAGAGGAAGCACCGCTTGGTCTTTTCAAGACGGCTCATCGTCGAGGAGACGCTGGCCGCCGAGCGGGAGACCTTTTACTCGAACGTCGAGGAAGGATCGATCATCGACGGGGAGGTAAGCAGCATCACCTCCTTCGGAGTGTTCGTGAACGTGGGCCCGATCGACGGCCTGGTCCACATGAGCGAGCTGTCGTGGAAGAGAAATATAAAGCCCAAGGAGATGTTCAAGAAGGGCGATCCGGTCAGTGTCAAGGTTATCGGGATCGACCGAGAGAACAACCGAGTCTCCCTGAGCATAAAGCAGACACAGGAGGATCCGTGGACGACCGCGTCCTCGAGGTGGTCCAGGAACGACAGGACGAAGGGGCTCGTGACAAACGTCACCGAGTTCGGGGCCTTTGTCGAGGTGGAGCCGGGAATTGAAGGACTGATCCACATAGGAGACCTCAGCTGGACGAGGATCAAGCACCCGAGGGACGTCCTTCGAAAGGGACAGGACGTGGAGGTGCTGGTGCTCGACGTCGACATGGAGAAGAAGCGCATGAGCCTCGGATACAAGCAGCTCAACGACCCGTGGGACGGCATAGCCGACAGGTACTCGAAGGGGCAGGATCTCACGGTGAAGGTCGTTCGGCTGGCGGAGTTCGGCGCATTCGTGGAGATAGAGGAGGGAGTGGAGGGCCTGATCCATATCTCTCAGCTGAGCACGAAGAGGGTCGACAAGCCCGGAGACGTCCTCACGGAGGGGCAGGAGGTGCTCGCCCGGGTCACCGAGATAAATCCGCCGGAGCGCAGGATGAGGCTGAGTATCAGCGCCCTCGAGGAGTCCTCCCATGACTCTCCGAGGCACCGCGACGAGGACCGCCGCGGCAGGGCGAGGCACGAAAGGGACGATCACGATAGACTGCCTCAGAGGAACATCGCTAACGATGGCGAGGCCAATGTGACGATCGGAGACTTTTTAAGAGGCTCCATGCAGGACTAA
- the ispH gene encoding 4-hydroxy-3-methylbut-2-enyl diphosphate reductase yields MLEREIEVVSPTGFCFGVKRAIESLEKRVEECVETADGVKVYSLGMPIHNPQEVQRLTRKGLKVVDRIEDIPPGSYVFVRAHGAPPSLKENLVARCGAANVTDATCPFVKNAQDKAAFLSGEGYEVLVLGDPGHPEVQAIVGCAGCEVMVASSLDEVEALNARDKLGVICQTTQKVEFLAAATAILVPRTRELRVFNTICGATTQRQEAVRDITSRIDGLIVVGGRNSANTTKLVEIARGNQCDVLWIEHAGELSTEWLADKTRLGIAAGASTPDWLIEEVKHAIETSQEPRGMEGL; encoded by the coding sequence GTGCTTGAAAGGGAGATCGAGGTCGTGTCTCCGACCGGGTTCTGCTTCGGCGTGAAGAGGGCGATCGAGAGCCTGGAAAAGCGCGTTGAAGAGTGCGTTGAAACGGCTGACGGGGTCAAGGTATACTCTTTGGGGATGCCGATTCACAACCCTCAGGAGGTTCAGCGCCTCACGAGGAAGGGCCTGAAAGTAGTCGACCGGATAGAGGACATACCGCCCGGTTCATACGTGTTCGTCCGCGCACACGGAGCGCCGCCGTCGCTTAAAGAGAATCTAGTCGCCAGGTGCGGTGCCGCGAATGTCACGGACGCCACATGTCCTTTTGTCAAAAATGCCCAGGACAAGGCGGCTTTCCTCTCGGGGGAAGGCTACGAAGTACTCGTTCTGGGCGACCCGGGACACCCGGAGGTTCAGGCGATCGTCGGGTGCGCTGGGTGCGAAGTCATGGTCGCATCCTCGCTTGACGAGGTCGAGGCCCTGAACGCAAGGGACAAGCTGGGAGTGATATGCCAGACTACCCAGAAAGTGGAGTTTTTGGCCGCCGCTACGGCTATACTGGTGCCTCGGACTCGCGAACTAAGGGTGTTCAACACGATATGCGGCGCGACGACCCAGAGGCAGGAGGCGGTCAGGGATATAACGTCCAGGATCGACGGCCTTATCGTCGTTGGTGGAAGAAACAGCGCGAACACCACCAAGCTGGTGGAGATTGCCAGAGGCAACCAGTGCGACGTGCTCTGGATAGAGCATGCAGGCGAGCTTTCGACGGAGTGGCTCGCCGATAAAACAAGATTGGGAATAGCAGCCGGCGCCAGCACACCGGACTGGCTGATAGAAGAAGTAAAACACGCCATTGAGACTTCGCAGGAGCCAAGGGGGATGGAAGGGTTATGA
- the miaA gene encoding tRNA (adenosine(37)-N6)-dimethylallyltransferase MiaA: protein MDLSARPADGADDRAEQAGIFFREGVAVSSRIPVLAIVGPTAVGKTSASIALAERIGAEVISVDSRQVYRYLDVGTDKISLSVRRRVIHHMIDVVDPDQVFSAADFTTGCSDAIDRILARGRVPLLAGGTPFFFEAFFKGMLSAELPKSEEIRRELEEFAREKGADALHSLLRSVDPTSAERLHVNDVRRVVRALEIHRLTGERVEDAWEKRVALGEPHRYDVLYLGIVKERRLLFERIDERVREQFSSGFVEEVAWLLENGYDERFPSMQGFGYKDIIEHLRGECSLEEAAESDARQTKAFSRRQMTWFRKFSPIIWYDTDDCTEDELIISMEREALRHLG, encoded by the coding sequence ATGGACCTGTCCGCACGGCCGGCCGACGGTGCTGACGATAGAGCGGAACAGGCTGGAATCTTTTTTCGGGAGGGAGTAGCAGTGAGCTCACGCATACCCGTTCTCGCGATTGTCGGTCCAACCGCCGTCGGCAAGACCTCGGCGAGCATAGCCCTGGCTGAACGAATCGGGGCGGAGGTGATATCAGTCGACTCGCGCCAGGTCTACAGGTACCTGGATGTCGGCACGGACAAGATTTCCCTCTCCGTGAGGAGAAGGGTGATACACCACATGATAGACGTTGTAGACCCGGACCAGGTGTTCTCCGCGGCGGATTTCACGACTGGTTGCTCGGACGCGATCGACAGGATTCTCGCTCGGGGGCGAGTTCCGCTTCTCGCGGGCGGCACTCCGTTCTTTTTCGAGGCGTTTTTCAAGGGGATGCTCTCAGCAGAGCTGCCGAAGAGCGAGGAGATCAGAAGAGAACTGGAGGAGTTCGCCCGTGAAAAGGGAGCGGACGCTCTGCATTCGCTGCTTCGCTCAGTCGACCCGACCAGCGCGGAGAGGCTTCACGTCAACGATGTCAGGCGGGTCGTACGGGCGCTCGAGATACACAGGTTGACGGGGGAGAGGGTAGAGGATGCGTGGGAGAAAAGGGTGGCTCTGGGCGAACCGCACAGGTACGACGTTCTCTACCTTGGCATAGTAAAGGAACGGCGTCTTCTGTTCGAAAGAATAGATGAGAGGGTTCGAGAACAGTTTTCATCGGGCTTCGTGGAGGAGGTCGCCTGGCTCCTAGAGAACGGGTACGACGAGAGGTTTCCTTCCATGCAGGGCTTCGGCTACAAGGATATAATCGAACACCTGCGGGGAGAGTGTTCCCTGGAGGAGGCGGCGGAGAGCGACGCGAGGCAGACAAAAGCTTTTTCACGAAGGCAGATGACTTGGTTTAGGAAGTTTTCCCCGATAATATGGTATGATACGGATGATTGCACGGAGGATGAATTGATCATCTCTATGGAAAGGGAGGCGCTGCGCCACCTTGGCTGA
- the mutS gene encoding DNA mismatch repair protein MutS, whose protein sequence is MTPMLTQYFEWKGRYPDCILFFRMGDFYEMFFDDAVKASAILDITLTARDAERNIPMAGVPWHSVNGYLARLVGAGHKVAICEQVTEPDGKGLVDRRVVRVVTPGTFVPEEAGTGGRLAAVCRAGKDLAVALLSVETGRLEAGVFPGGEAASILGSFSPGELLHPPSLKPSDWAHLVADCHPVQRDEEFFNPVQGTRRLLQLWGASTLASFGLEDDSPEAGAASAVLEYLQETQFTAAKYVTSARPLLFSKYMHIDLPTARNLELLDGGQGEPTLFRTLNRCRSPMGRRTLAEWLLRPLLDMEELGRRQDAVGWLASNRAELHSLRDLLGGCRDVERASSRLSLGAGTPRDLGAIRDTLSLLPSILSLCEGSPPGHWTDRVADFADLGDELNSSLEEDLPRNRSQGGIIRRGYDRVLDEWREVEASASQTMNEYVEQVQQTTGIPRIKAGYNRVFGYYMEVSRAVLNSGVEVPDWFIRKQTLVNAERFITEEMKDLEERIESASLEISEREGDLYDTLVERVLSRVEDIQFLGVSLSALDVLASFAVVATERGYVRPELNDDCDLVIKNARHPVVEECLGDLPFVPNSISLRSVGKRVALITGPNMAGKSTYLRTAALLAVMAQTGSFVPAEHASMGLCDRIFTRIGARDDLARGASTFMVEMVETANILNNVTDRSLVILDEVGRGTSTYDGMSIAWAVLEHLCDGCGRTPRVMFATHYHELTCLEERYPQLENLNMAVKEDEEGIFFLHKVEKGSADRSYGIEVARLAGLPREVLKRAFELLQLFEKDERCVVAPPVEKKSDPEGPRQLTLFAPESTGIIEEIASLSPDELTPFRALELLYSLVEKCKEALN, encoded by the coding sequence ATGACGCCGATGCTGACCCAGTACTTCGAGTGGAAGGGCAGGTATCCTGACTGCATTCTGTTCTTCAGGATGGGCGATTTCTACGAGATGTTCTTCGACGACGCGGTGAAGGCATCGGCCATCCTGGACATCACCCTGACCGCGAGGGACGCGGAGAGGAACATCCCGATGGCGGGCGTGCCCTGGCACTCGGTCAACGGCTATCTGGCCAGACTCGTCGGGGCGGGTCACAAGGTCGCGATCTGCGAGCAGGTGACCGAGCCGGACGGCAAGGGTCTGGTCGACAGAAGGGTGGTGCGGGTGGTCACTCCGGGCACCTTCGTGCCGGAGGAGGCGGGCACGGGCGGGAGGCTCGCGGCCGTATGCAGGGCCGGGAAGGACCTGGCGGTAGCACTGCTGTCGGTCGAGACGGGGCGACTGGAGGCGGGGGTTTTTCCCGGGGGCGAGGCGGCGTCGATATTGGGCTCCTTCTCCCCCGGAGAGCTTCTGCACCCGCCCTCGCTGAAGCCGTCCGACTGGGCGCACCTGGTCGCCGACTGCCACCCGGTCCAGAGGGACGAAGAGTTCTTCAACCCTGTGCAGGGGACCAGGCGGCTGCTGCAGCTATGGGGAGCGTCAACCCTCGCCTCGTTCGGCCTAGAAGACGACTCGCCGGAGGCGGGGGCCGCGTCGGCGGTGCTCGAATACCTCCAGGAGACCCAGTTTACCGCCGCGAAATACGTCACGAGCGCTCGTCCACTTCTCTTCTCCAAGTACATGCACATCGACCTGCCGACCGCCAGGAACCTGGAGCTCCTGGACGGAGGGCAGGGCGAGCCGACTCTATTCCGGACCCTGAACCGGTGCCGCTCCCCGATGGGAAGGCGAACTCTTGCCGAGTGGCTGCTGAGGCCGCTGCTTGACATGGAGGAGCTGGGGCGCAGGCAGGACGCAGTCGGGTGGCTTGCATCGAACAGGGCGGAGCTGCACTCCCTGCGCGATCTTCTCGGAGGCTGCCGGGACGTCGAACGGGCATCGTCGCGGCTCAGCCTCGGCGCGGGGACCCCGAGGGACCTGGGCGCGATCCGGGACACCCTGTCTCTGCTGCCCTCGATACTCTCCCTGTGCGAGGGCTCTCCTCCCGGGCACTGGACCGACAGGGTCGCGGACTTCGCAGACCTGGGGGACGAGCTGAACTCGTCGCTCGAGGAGGACCTGCCCAGGAACAGGTCCCAGGGGGGGATCATACGAAGGGGCTACGACCGGGTGCTGGACGAATGGCGCGAGGTGGAGGCGAGCGCGTCGCAGACCATGAACGAATACGTGGAGCAGGTGCAGCAGACGACGGGCATACCCAGGATCAAGGCGGGCTACAACAGGGTCTTCGGGTACTACATGGAGGTGAGCAGGGCGGTTCTGAACTCCGGCGTCGAAGTGCCCGACTGGTTCATCCGAAAGCAGACCCTGGTCAACGCCGAGCGCTTCATAACGGAGGAGATGAAGGACCTCGAAGAGAGGATCGAGTCCGCCTCCTTAGAGATCTCGGAGCGGGAGGGCGATCTGTACGATACGCTGGTGGAGCGGGTCCTGTCGCGCGTGGAGGACATCCAATTTCTCGGCGTCTCTCTCTCGGCCCTCGACGTGCTGGCGTCATTCGCCGTGGTCGCCACGGAAAGAGGCTACGTAAGGCCCGAACTGAACGACGACTGCGACCTGGTGATTAAGAACGCCCGTCACCCGGTGGTGGAGGAGTGCTTGGGCGATCTTCCCTTCGTGCCGAACTCCATCTCTCTGCGAAGCGTTGGGAAGAGGGTCGCCCTGATAACCGGGCCGAATATGGCGGGAAAGTCGACCTATCTCAGGACAGCCGCTCTGCTGGCCGTAATGGCCCAGACAGGGAGCTTCGTGCCGGCCGAGCATGCTTCGATGGGGCTGTGCGACCGGATTTTCACCCGCATCGGGGCGAGGGACGACCTGGCCCGAGGGGCGAGCACCTTCATGGTGGAGATGGTGGAGACGGCGAACATACTCAACAACGTGACGGACAGGAGCCTCGTGATACTGGACGAAGTCGGTCGAGGCACGTCCACATACGACGGCATGAGCATAGCCTGGGCCGTGCTCGAGCACCTGTGCGACGGCTGCGGGCGAACGCCGAGGGTGATGTTCGCGACCCACTACCACGAGCTCACGTGCCTGGAGGAGCGATACCCCCAGCTGGAGAACCTGAACATGGCGGTCAAGGAGGACGAAGAGGGCATATTCTTTCTACACAAGGTGGAGAAGGGGAGCGCGGACCGATCCTACGGAATAGAGGTAGCCCGACTTGCCGGACTTCCAAGGGAGGTGCTCAAACGGGCGTTCGAGCTTCTCCAGCTCTTCGAGAAAGACGAGAGGTGCGTGGTCGCTCCGCCGGTCGAAAAAAAATCCGATCCAGAGGGGCCGAGGCAGCTCACCCTCTTTGCTCCGGAGAGCACGGGGATAATCGAGGAGATCGCTTCTCTGTCGCCGGACGAGCTCACGCCTTTCAGGGCGCTGGAGCTGCTGTACTCCCTCGTGGAAAAGTGCAAGGAGGCGTTGAATTGA
- the ruvX gene encoding Holliday junction resolvase RuvX: MRRRALALDIGTVRIGVAVSDPLGMFAQGIAVLNATAGWLDELDGLIEKYDPEVLLLGIPIRTGGERGPEAARTEELALSLAERYPSLRVELHDERFSTAIATRALIEGDVSRRDRKGKVDKVAAAVILQSWLDRGSRQ; the protein is encoded by the coding sequence ATGAGGAGACGGGCCCTGGCCCTGGATATAGGCACTGTCCGCATAGGGGTTGCCGTGAGCGATCCCCTGGGTATGTTCGCCCAGGGGATCGCCGTGTTGAATGCTACGGCCGGGTGGCTGGACGAGCTGGACGGTCTGATCGAGAAGTACGACCCGGAGGTGCTCCTGCTGGGGATTCCCATTCGGACGGGAGGGGAGAGGGGGCCGGAGGCGGCGCGGACGGAGGAGCTCGCTCTCTCTCTCGCCGAGCGCTACCCCTCGTTGAGGGTGGAGCTGCACGACGAGCGGTTCTCGACGGCGATCGCGACCAGAGCGCTGATCGAGGGTGACGTCTCCAGGAGGGACAGAAAGGGAAAGGTCGACAAGGTGGCGGCGGCGGTGATCCTGCAGAGCTGGCTTGACAGGGGGAGTCGGCAGTGA
- the alaS gene encoding alanine--tRNA ligase, producing MQWRSGRDIRSLFIDFWVSKGSRHVPSFSLIPDDPSLLFTIAGMVPFKPYFLGIRKPETPRAVTSQKCVRTNDIENVGRTARHHTFFEMLGNFAWGDYFKREAITWAWEFLTEHIGLEPDRMYATIYLEDEEAFDVWHREVGLPEDRISRFDKDENFWFMGSQGPCGPCSEIMYDQGPEYSCGRPECAVGCDCDRYLEIWNLVFTQFDLQKDGTLVPLPKKNIDTGMGLERLASVVQRVRTDFETDLFRPLLDRACSLGGITYGDDQGHDLAARVIADHVRSVIFMIADGILPSNDGRGYVLRRLLRRAARFGRLLGVDRPFLLDFVPDVIELMGDPYREIIDNRLMVEQIISVEEKRFGHTLQQGTELLESEMSRLRSSGEKVLSGAVAFELYDTYGFPPELTDEMVQENGFTMNREEFDREMQAQRERARASSKQKMSEMTGDVYTELNETLGDTEFIGYSDCSAMSTVEALISAGGRVESVDAGEEAEVVLDRTPFYAERGGQVGDTGMLGGEGLKVEVLNTVMRDKGLTVHSVKVVEGRLRVGDTVHACVDAERLRAIRRNHTATHLLHESLARVLGGHVRQSGSLVGEKVLRFDFTHFEPMTRDQIDLVERKVNARILSNEALEVIETDMEHAREEGAKALFEEKYDDVVRVVRISDFSSELCGGLHVDSTGEIGLFKILKEESIGSGTRRIVAVTGMEALAAFQRSWRTLAALAGLLSSDEANVHEKVENLMGEVKSLSRAIEEMKISNLGSRLESSLRRASARGVKVMFARFDGVDAEALREMGDRLLNKRPGKAEAGDEPQGEGKVVVLASVADGNAIIVAMADKKALDRGISAGKIVKEGSAILGGGGGGRPAMAQGGGKNLAALEDFFKALPGMVESQAGGKAGE from the coding sequence ATGCAGTGGAGATCGGGCAGGGATATTCGTTCTTTGTTTATTGACTTCTGGGTTTCGAAAGGCAGCAGGCATGTCCCGAGCTTCTCGCTGATCCCCGACGATCCTTCGCTGCTCTTCACAATCGCCGGGATGGTCCCGTTCAAACCCTACTTCCTGGGGATACGGAAGCCGGAGACACCGAGGGCGGTGACGTCGCAGAAGTGCGTCAGGACGAACGACATAGAGAACGTCGGGCGCACGGCGCGGCATCACACCTTCTTCGAGATGCTCGGCAACTTCGCATGGGGGGACTACTTCAAGCGCGAGGCCATAACATGGGCGTGGGAGTTTCTGACGGAGCATATAGGGCTTGAGCCGGATAGAATGTACGCGACCATCTACCTGGAGGACGAGGAGGCGTTCGACGTTTGGCACAGGGAGGTCGGGCTTCCCGAGGATCGGATCTCCCGCTTCGACAAGGACGAGAACTTCTGGTTCATGGGAAGCCAGGGCCCGTGCGGGCCTTGCTCGGAGATCATGTACGACCAGGGGCCCGAGTACTCGTGCGGAAGGCCCGAGTGCGCCGTCGGGTGCGACTGCGACAGGTACCTGGAGATTTGGAACCTGGTCTTCACCCAGTTCGACCTGCAGAAGGACGGAACTCTCGTCCCCCTGCCGAAGAAGAACATCGACACGGGGATGGGGCTTGAGCGGCTGGCCTCCGTGGTCCAGAGGGTGCGAACGGACTTCGAGACCGACCTCTTCCGGCCTCTGTTGGACAGGGCCTGTTCCCTCGGAGGGATAACATACGGCGACGACCAGGGGCATGACCTGGCGGCAAGGGTCATAGCGGACCACGTGCGCTCGGTGATCTTCATGATAGCCGACGGCATCCTGCCGTCCAACGACGGACGAGGCTACGTCCTGAGGCGGCTTCTGCGGCGGGCTGCACGTTTCGGACGGCTGCTCGGTGTGGATCGTCCATTCCTGCTGGACTTCGTGCCGGACGTCATAGAGCTGATGGGCGACCCTTACAGGGAGATAATCGACAACCGCCTGATGGTCGAGCAGATCATCAGCGTGGAGGAGAAGCGCTTCGGACACACTCTTCAGCAGGGAACGGAGCTGCTAGAGTCGGAGATGTCACGCCTTCGCTCATCCGGCGAAAAGGTGCTGTCGGGCGCGGTGGCCTTCGAGCTGTACGATACCTACGGCTTCCCCCCGGAGCTGACGGACGAGATGGTTCAGGAGAACGGTTTCACGATGAACCGGGAGGAGTTCGACAGGGAGATGCAGGCTCAGCGCGAGCGGGCGAGGGCGTCGAGCAAGCAGAAGATGAGCGAGATGACAGGCGACGTGTACACGGAGCTGAACGAGACGCTGGGCGATACGGAGTTCATCGGCTACTCGGACTGCTCGGCCATGTCCACAGTGGAGGCGCTGATCTCCGCCGGCGGCCGGGTGGAATCGGTCGACGCGGGGGAGGAGGCGGAGGTGGTGCTGGACCGCACTCCCTTCTACGCTGAGAGGGGCGGCCAGGTCGGGGATACCGGGATGCTCGGCGGCGAAGGCCTCAAGGTGGAGGTGCTGAACACGGTGATGCGCGACAAGGGGCTGACTGTCCACTCGGTCAAGGTCGTCGAGGGGAGACTCAGAGTCGGGGACACGGTTCACGCCTGCGTCGACGCCGAGCGACTGCGCGCGATAAGGCGCAACCACACCGCGACCCACCTTCTGCACGAATCGTTGGCGCGGGTGCTGGGCGGGCACGTGCGCCAGTCGGGCTCACTGGTGGGCGAGAAGGTGCTCCGCTTCGACTTCACCCACTTCGAGCCGATGACCCGCGACCAGATAGACTTGGTGGAGAGGAAGGTCAACGCCCGCATACTCTCCAACGAGGCGCTGGAGGTCATAGAGACCGACATGGAGCACGCCAGGGAGGAGGGGGCCAAGGCCCTCTTCGAGGAGAAGTACGACGACGTGGTTCGCGTCGTGCGGATCTCGGACTTCTCGTCCGAGCTTTGCGGCGGGCTGCACGTCGATTCCACGGGCGAGATCGGACTCTTCAAGATACTTAAGGAGGAGAGCATCGGCTCCGGGACTCGCCGGATCGTGGCAGTGACGGGGATGGAGGCTCTGGCGGCGTTCCAGCGCTCCTGGAGGACACTGGCGGCATTGGCCGGGCTTCTGTCGTCGGACGAGGCCAACGTCCACGAGAAGGTGGAGAACCTCATGGGCGAGGTGAAGTCCCTGTCCCGCGCTATCGAGGAGATGAAGATAAGCAACCTCGGCTCCAGGCTGGAGAGCTCCCTGCGACGTGCGTCCGCCAGGGGAGTGAAGGTGATGTTCGCTCGCTTCGACGGGGTGGACGCGGAGGCGCTGCGCGAGATGGGCGACAGGCTGCTGAATAAGAGACCCGGGAAGGCGGAGGCGGGCGACGAGCCGCAGGGCGAGGGCAAGGTCGTGGTGTTGGCCTCCGTTGCCGACGGGAACGCCATCATCGTGGCGATGGCGGACAAGAAGGCTCTGGATAGGGGCATATCCGCCGGCAAGATAGTCAAGGAGGGCTCCGCCATCCTCGGAGGCGGAGGAGGGGGAAGGCCCGCCATGGCGCAGGGCGGGGGAAAGAACCTCGCCGCCCTGGAGGACTTCTTCAAGGCTCTGCCGGGAATGGTCGAAAGCCAGGCGGGCGGGAAGGCCGGCGAATGA
- a CDS encoding amidohydrolase: MATLFKDVLILDGEMERGKLCSARVDEGRLSAIGDGLEAGPGDELIDCGGRKALIPGFVNAHTHAAMCLLRGVGEESPLKEWLEEKIWPAEAKLTRDHILWGTKAALLEMAANGVTAFADMYFEMDAVVEASLEAGMRCAACRGMVGDDEEKLRESLQLAETWKDHRDMVTVQLGPHAPYTVPLPMVRRICEAAAERSLGVHFHFLEAEWELAYFRDELKTTVEEYIESSGLLEVPFAILAHCVWLDPEVLDRVDFSHMTVAHNPNSNLKLGSGVMDLSGLAARTRKIALGTDGAASNNRLDVWGEMRCAALLHKGIQKDPTALSARDSLRMATLEGAAGLGFDKCGLIREGWAADLALVDLDRPHYVGIDEENAALYIVYAGSSADVCGTMVAGRWVYRDGEFPTMDRAEIMAKAERARADLLS; this comes from the coding sequence ATGGCGACTCTTTTCAAGGACGTTCTTATCCTCGACGGCGAGATGGAGCGGGGCAAACTCTGCTCCGCGAGGGTCGACGAGGGTCGCCTGTCGGCCATCGGAGACGGGCTGGAGGCCGGACCGGGCGACGAACTGATCGACTGCGGGGGGCGCAAGGCGCTGATCCCGGGCTTCGTGAACGCGCACACCCACGCGGCTATGTGCCTGCTTCGGGGCGTCGGCGAGGAGTCGCCTCTGAAGGAGTGGCTGGAGGAGAAGATCTGGCCCGCCGAGGCGAAGCTGACCAGGGATCACATCCTGTGGGGGACGAAGGCCGCTCTTCTTGAGATGGCGGCGAACGGGGTCACCGCCTTCGCTGACATGTACTTCGAGATGGACGCCGTCGTAGAGGCCTCGCTGGAGGCGGGGATGCGCTGCGCGGCCTGCAGGGGCATGGTGGGCGACGACGAGGAGAAACTGAGGGAGAGCTTGCAGCTCGCCGAGACCTGGAAGGACCACAGGGATATGGTGACTGTTCAGCTGGGGCCGCACGCCCCCTACACCGTGCCCTTGCCGATGGTCCGAAGGATATGCGAGGCGGCGGCGGAGCGCTCCCTCGGCGTACACTTTCACTTCCTGGAGGCCGAGTGGGAGCTGGCCTACTTCAGGGACGAGCTGAAGACGACGGTGGAGGAGTACATCGAGTCGAGCGGGCTCCTGGAGGTTCCCTTCGCCATCCTGGCCCACTGTGTTTGGCTGGACCCGGAGGTATTGGACAGGGTGGACTTCTCCCACATGACGGTGGCCCACAACCCGAACAGCAACCTGAAGCTCGGCAGCGGGGTGATGGATCTCTCCGGGCTTGCGGCCAGGACGAGGAAGATAGCCCTCGGCACGGACGGGGCGGCGAGCAACAACCGCCTGGACGTGTGGGGGGAGATGCGCTGCGCGGCTCTGCTTCACAAGGGAATACAGAAGGACCCGACCGCCCTCTCGGCGCGGGATTCTCTGCGGATGGCGACACTAGAGGGCGCGGCGGGGCTGGGCTTCGATAAGTGCGGGCTGATACGCGAGGGTTGGGCGGCCGACCTGGCGCTTGTGGACCTGGACAGGCCTCACTACGTGGGGATCGACGAGGAGAATGCGGCTCTGTACATAGTGTACGCCGGCTCGTCAGCGGATGTGTGCGGAACCATGGTCGCCGGCAGGTGGGTCTACCGTGACGGGGAGTTCCCGACGATGGACCGGGCGGAGATCATGGCAAAGGCTGAAAGGGCGAGGGCGGACCTGCTGTCGTAG